TCCAGACACAAAGCAAACCCCCAAAAAGTGACAGTCCCTTCTCCTCAGCAGGgctcccctccctcccatcaCCCCCCCACCCAGCAAGGCAGATGTTATACCTATCAAGAGCCCCACTGGTGGGCATGCTGCGGGCAAAGCCCCGGACTCCAGTCTGCTGGAAATAAGGGATGCTGAAAATATTGGCAGCGATGACAGCGACGGAGTCTGAGGGGTTGACAAAAAAGCCATGTTTGCCAAGAATCATGTTCCGGTCCTGGTGGAGAcaagagagaagcagctctCACCCCTGAGTGGCACAAAAAGGCAGAAGTTGTTCTCCTTGGCAGGAGCAGTCAATAAACCAAACAACTccaagagaaattatttttttttttttgactgcgCTGAGATAAATACCAAGCTCTGAAACAGTTAAATAGCCACCCCTGGAGAGTGTTTCACCTTCCTGCTGAATTTTCAAGCTACTTAAATCCAGTTCAGACTTCATTTCTAACACAGAAGCCAACTAGTGCCATGGAGGAAAAGAGCAGCAAGTGTCTCCCTTCTATTTGTGACTacagaagggagagagggagaaaaggtctttgccttcatcctcctcctcagttTAAGAGCAGCTGAGTGGTCACTCCCCAACAACGTGGTGCTTAGGAATCTGGTTTAGCACCAGACTTGGTGGAGTGAGCTTAACTCCATGATTTTAAAGGTTTCTGCCAACCAGAATGactcagtgattctgtgaactgACCAGAGGACAAAAAGGTGAATACAGAGCAGCCCATTTACCCCATCTCCATCAAAGGCAGCTCCAAAGTCATATTCTCCTGTCTTCATGGTCTGGACCAGGTCAGCAGCATAGGTTAAGTTGGGGTCAGGATGGTGGCCACCAAAGTCTTCTAATGGTGTGCAGTTCACAGCTGAATTTGCTGGGGCTCCAAGCTCCTCACACAGGATCTTCTTTACATATGGGCCCACAACTATCAtggaaaaacatgaaataaaaacgTGTCAGGCTCTGCCCTCAAGCACCTCTGCACCAGCCAGGTAACCAAGTAGCACAGGGCTGTGGGTAAGCCAGATCCACCCTGGCACACAAGCTCTTGTCAAAGCTTTTCAGCTGAGGGCTGTCCCACAAGATAAGTGAGTCCATTCTGGGTTCAGAAGTGAGGAGGAAGCTATGTAAGGGGCTCAGCACACGAGCCAGGATGCCAGAGTGAAGATATGAGGACAATGGCCTCatagaacagaacaaaacacacGTGTGATTCACAGAGACCCAGAAGGACAACAGGATTTAGTGCTCACAAACACTATTAGACAATAAAAGTGAGCATAGAACAGGAACAGCCTGGAGACAAGAGGGAGAAGAAGCCAAGAAAGCTAGGGTGCTCCTGAAAATGTCCATTGGAAGAGGCTCAAAAGCTGGATGTGTctattaaattatataaaacACTCCAAGGTTCCTATTTTTGTACTCAAATATCTTTGCTTAACCACCACGACCTCCACGGGACACTGACAAAGTCCCAGTTCAGACCACAGCATCAGCACTGACCTCCTGTCCCCCAGGTGTGGGTTGAGGTATGTGAGCCATCCAGcatccccccaaaccccaaataTTCCCCATGTCCAAACATTtgacaaaggaaaacaaagtaaagcctagaaaaagaaaaacgCAACGtgttggggaaaaagaaaaaaaaaaaaaaatacaaattatggATATAAATACCAGAGAAAAGTTCTCTTTCTGAAGATCCCCCAAGCCCAAGCCCACCCTCACCTCCGTGCATAGCATCGATGCGAATCTTCAGCTGGTTTTTCCCTGAGAGCAGTTCTTTTAATGCACTGAAGTCAAAGATGTTCCTCAGCATATTTGCATAAGCTTCTACTGAATCCACaatttccactggaaaaaaattcaaaaagcaaacagagagCAAGTCTCAGAGCCTGAAATCTTTGCAAGAAAAACCGTTTTGCTGCACGTGGCAGTGTGCTGACAGTCCTGAGCGCAAAGGGCCAGGGCTCAGTGTAAAGCCTTTAAACAGCCCCCAGAATCATTTCATAAAGACAATAATAATGGTCCTAGATTAAGAATTTAATTAGAGGCTGTCACTGCTAATTGGGTTAGAGACCAAACGGGCCAACAAAATCCTCCAGACAAACACTGTGCCCCATGACAGCTCCCTGGACCTTTTTCGAGAGGGCTCAGTCTCACTCTGCTTGCTTGGAGAGGGGGattaaagggaaagaaataaaaccctaaaatagaaaaacaggTCTCCAATTTCCCCCCAAGTCAATGGGAACTGTGCACCTAATAGTTTGAAAAAGTGGCACCTTTGCAACTAACAGGCCATATAAAGACAGAGCCATGAAAGGCCCAGTAATATAAACCCCCCACTACACAGAAATGGGGAGTGAGAGAAGTAACTTTTataatattttgatttattatttttttaaattacaaatgCAGGTCACCAGgagatggtaaaaaaaaaaaaaaattaaatacttgcagaagtgtttttcaaaagcctttgaaaatgtattttcctatTTCACTGCTAATTGGAAAAAGTCACGTGTGAAAcgtcccagctccctcagagaAAACTTTTATATGTGAaaccagggggaaaaaatcagttCAAAGAATCAAACACTAATTTTCAGTCAGTGAAATTCACTTTAAGTGCAGAATTGTCTGTTTTACAAGTACACGTTGATGGTAGCCCTACAGCCTCTGATTTTAGGGAAGTTTGATGGGTCAGATTTCCCTCCTGAAGTGCCACCTTTTTGTAGGACAGCAACAATGATAGAATTAAAGTATCTACACATGGCAAGACACAGgccagaagcaaaaaataaaggCCAAGACAATCAGAAGTGATGTCCTTGCTTAGGTTTGGACAACAGATGAGAAGAAGAGGTCAGAATGGCCATGCCTGTCCTTCAGAAACACCAAATGTCCTCACCCGTTCATGGCAGGTCCACACTAACTCCAAGGGAAGCTTTccaagaggaagaagagttgTTTACCTGTAAATGGTTTAAATTTGTTCTCCAAGTCAAACTGCTGTTTCCCAATGGTGCTCAGGTCCACCTGGAGATCTGGGCAGATTGCATACTCTTCAATTTGTTTGCTGATTTGGAAAATTTTGTCTGTGATAGCTTCAGGAGCAGGACCTGCCAGAGAAAGTGGTCAAGGGGGAAGATGTTAAAGAACCAGACTGTATCCAGAAATACATCAAAAGATCTGGGGCTGAGAATACATCCCCTGGAGAGGAATAGCAGGGTATGAGAGGAGCAAATGAACCTCTTGCTATATTCAGGGAAAGCTACTGTGCTATTAAAGACAGTGGAATTAGGTTCCTCAGGGTCAACACAAGAAACAGCCAATCCAAACAAACCAAGCAACCTTACCTCCATTGGCAATATTGAATTTAATGCCAAAATCCCCATTGGGCCCCCCAGGGTTGTGGCTGGCTGTCAGAATGATGCCCCCAATGGCTTTGATTTTCCTGATGatgcaggacacagctggggtGGAGAGGATCCCATGCTGCCCGATCACCAAGCGGCCGATCTGAAATGCAGAGAGCAAACCAAAACTGCTGGGAGCCCCAAATCCTAAACACcagcaaaacccccaaactCTGCTGGCAGGTAAAGCAGCTGTGCTGATGGCAAAGGTTCCCTGCAAAGCTGGGGTTTCTGCTGTGGATGGTGAAGGCTCAGAGCATCTGACCCTGCTCTGTTGTGTCTTTTTAGCACTTTTCCTTATGACTGCTGCAGCTCAACTGGAAACAGCAGCTTGTGCTGAAGAGCTGAGTTTTCCAGAGGTATTTGAACAaccaacaaaataataataaaataaataattgaaaataaataaataaataaaaggccAAGCCCCTTTGGCTACAATCTGGAACTTTGctttcaaaagacatttttgaaaagatatttcaaaataGGACTGAGAGAAgccaaaacaaaatcaaacatcATCACTACTCCAGTGGGAGTAGCTGCTGATTCTCCTCCTAGCAGTGGGTAAGACACCTCCTTCCCACCAGCTCAGTAACACCACCAAGATTAAACCCAGCCCAATGTGCACTGCAAGGTAATCAGGATCCAGTTGCTGCAGTTCATGCAATAAAACaagatgaatatttttctggaagaaCATGCTCCTTATCATAGCCCTCAAATGAGGTGCCAGGGATTTAAACAAATACCAGACCACTCCCCATCAACTGAGGAGATCAGGCCCTGCataggatggaaaaaaaaaaaaaaaaaagaggaggaatttCATTCAAACACCAGAGAAACCAGAAAACAGAAGGCAGCATTCCCAGCCTGAAGGTCCACGTTGGGTGCTAAGCCAGGGGCACTGGATAACTGTGATTCCTCTCCCATGGCACTGCCTGGTGCTaagccctggctctgctgctgctgggttaTGAGGTGGTACAGCTGTCACAGCCCAGCTGGGCCAGCAAGGTGCTGCTGGAAAAGTTGCCCCTCTAACAAATGATGGGAAAGAGCATCTTTAAACTCCAGGTgaattcctttccttccttcataTGCCATGGCACAGCCCCACAGTGCCTACTTGCACTGATTTATTAAGCCATGCATTTCATTGAAAGCAGCCTGACCTCCTTGGGATTTGCCCTTTTCCCCACAGGATCAGAGAATtgttctgcttggaaaagacctttgagatcattaagtccaaccattaactcTACCAACTCCAATGCTAAAACGTATCCCAAAGCACCACACCTACACATCTcctaaacacctccagggatggtgattcaaccactaCCCTGggctttcagtgaagaattctCTTCTAAAATCCAACCTAAACCccccctggtgcaacttgaggctgtttcctcttgtcctgttgccCTTCAGCTTCCTTTACTTCAGATCAAACCACCCCACTCTCAGCCCCAGCCAGCACACCTTCTCTCATGTTTTATTCCAGCCTCCCAGTCTTGTTCCTCCAGTTTCACCAAGATGAACAGAGTCTCCAGGAAGCTCCTCTTTATGGCTTcatcctctgctcctcagctttcctttgGGAATCACCTTCACCTGCAAGAcccctctgctttgctgttctGCCAGGCCTCACATGCTGTTCAAGGACCAGCAAAACACAGGAGTTTCCTTCCCAAACCACACAGGAGACCTGGGTGAACACATCAAACCTGTGCTCCTCACCCAACCTGACCTCCCTGAACTGCACCTTTGCCCTCCCAGAGTCCTCTTGGGTTTTCCAAGGTTTTCAGCTTATCATTCCCCACCCATCCAATGCTAAATCCTTTGTGGTGACCACTAGGAAAGGTTGCTCAGCATAATTTACACctaatcttttttaaaatctctggaATTTCTTATCAGAAAAACCTAAGGATGCAACGATGCAGAAAGACCTTTCCCAGGATGCTCAGAACAGACCCATTTTGCACAGTGATTTGGGGTTACAGCACTTCCAAGCCATTCAGGCAACACTTCCACCTGGTTTTACTGAAAGCCCCACTAAGATGCACAGGGACAATAAAGGAGacctcctgcagcccttctcctccccccagtAATGAAGGCTGATGCTTTCACCCCAAAAACATGTTTTCCAGGCCAAAAAAGATGGTTTCTACAGCTCCAACTTGTCAACAGCACATCCTTTCATCCTCTTTCTGTAAGAGATGCATCACAAGATGCACCAGTCCCAGATAGTCACTGGATGGAGACATTTCTATTTATCTAAGttggggagaaagggaaaaactgCCCTGATCATTTCTTTTAACCAAATAATCATCATTTAAAACATACACTGTCATGCTACCAACACAGTGAGAGTGCTTGGTGCAGTCTGGAAACACAGCTGACCCCATGTTTGGACAGGTACAAACCCTGCCACACATCAACAAAGAGCTTTTCACCTCCTCAAAACCTCCTCatggttttttaggttttttttttatatttgaaaacacACTTGGACTCATCCCTTCTGTTCTATAGAACAAGATGATGCTAATAGACTATATAAAAGCAATCAATGTAAAGCAAGCAAACCAGAAGCACAACCAGGTCTCAGGCAGACATTGGGCCACACTGCTGGCAAGAAATGCACAAGAGGAGTTTCAGCAGGTGACAGGGGGTCTCATCTCAACTTTACCAGCAAAAAATCTGTCCTGGTGTCAAGCAGCCCATGCAGCAGGCCTGGCTCTTCCTGCACATTTCCCAGCTCTTCAGCTCAGCCCATACACCCAGTTAAGAAGAATACATTAATTTGCAATGccaaaagattatttttaccccgaagacagaaaatacttagatttaacttattttttttttaattctcttctctttttcttccattcatTACTAATTACCCTGTTGTGATCAGGTAAGTTCTGCCAAAGAAATTCCTAAGAATTAAGTCTCCTAGTAGAGAGCTTGCTCTGCACTAGGAGatccagggcaggcagctgagtcttttctgcttcaaaaagcagaaggaacaaAGACAAAGCCCCAGTGTCCAAGAGCCCTGCAGCACACAGACTGTGCTCTACTGCAGacaaacctcctcctcctcctccaaagcTTCCAAAATCCAGATTCTCAGCACAATCAGAGCTTGCTGTAAATGCTGCCACTCACTTGCTAACACTCCTCTTATTTCAGTTCTCAAAGGCTCCCCAAGTACTGCTCACCCAGCCACAACTTAGCCCTGTCAGGAAAGAAATGATCctattttgccttttcctttgctgggCAGCTCAAACCAACACTGGAAGAGCTTCTGCCACCCAGCAGTCAGCAGTGGATCTATCTCCAGTGAACAATTCCAGGGTTTTATGATCCAAAAGAGAGCCTAGGAAATCCACAGGCTGTGgcacagcaaaacacaaaccaagaacacacaaaaacccaagcaggatttcttttctttgctgcaCATGGGTTCTCAAGTACTTCTATCCAACTGCATCACttaaaggtgaaaaaaaccaccagttTCTGAACTACTAAACTGCTTTTCCATTAAGAATTTACCTGCTACCAGTTGAACGAAGTCCCTGGGGAAATGATATTTAACAGTGActaatttattctgttttttttgcatttacCAGCTAGACAACTAGAGGAATTTAGTCATTTAACATTTACCAACCCCATTGGCAGCAGCCATTTGGACTATCAGTTCCACTGCAGACTTATTAAGGTATCTCCCATCACCTCCAACTACCAGAGAAGATCCTTGTCGATCTCTTAGGTCTATGGAATAAAATATACTCTGGATAAAATTCTGCAAATAGTTCATCTTGGATTCAAAATAGAAGGTCTTCTTCCGTAATCCACTGGTTCCTGGTTTCTGGTCATTGTAAGGAGCTGTTGGGATGGTCAACACAGGTAGAGGACCTTCTTCCATGGTCTTTTTATCAttcaaatgcattaaaaaagtGAATTATGCCAAAGCACAAAAATCAATCTTGACCCCAGCGATGGCCCATCTATCAGTCAGGAGTTCAGTGAAGCTGCTGAGCACCCAAAAATAGCTCCTTGAACCTTAGGCTGGACGTGGTTTCTGTAACTGAAGACGTTTCCTTGCACTTGTTGTGGAGGATCAATGTCACGGAGAATTCACAATTCCAGGCTGCCACCCCTCACTGCAACAGCAGGGAAAAGGGCACtgtttttgtcttctttatCACCCTCTGTCCTCCACGGGCACAGCTCCTTGCCCATCCTCTGCTATCACCCACTGGAGGCTCAGCACCCTTAATCCATCTGCTTCTCCCTTGGGGCTGAGGTGATGGGGGGAGgtgacagagcagctcagccccctcctTGGATGCACTGAGGTGTAGagctcagcctcctccttgGATGCACTGAGGTGTAGagctcagcctcctccttgGATGCACTGGGGTGTAGagctcagcctcctccttgGATGCACTGAGGTGCAGagctcagcctcctccttgGATGCACTGAGGTGTAGagctcagcctcctccttgGATGCACTGAGGTGCAGagctcagcctcctccttgGATGCACTGAGGTGTAGagctcagcctcctccttgGATGCACTGAGGTGTAGagctcagcctcctccttgGATACACTGAGGTCTAACTCAGCCCCCTCCTTGGATGCACTGAGGTGTAACTCAGCCCCCTCCTTGGATGCACTGAGGTGTAACTCAGCCCCCTCCTTGGATGCACCCTCTGTGCTGCCCCAGCTGCCTTTTGGCCAGCCCAGTAGCTCTGCAGGCTGATCTCCTGATCCCCTCCAAGGCAGGAGGTCACCAGTCAGGGGGCACAGCAAGTTCCCTGCTAGAGTTATTTTGCAAAGTCTGGGGAGTTAAAGGTCACTCTTAAAATGGAAGGCAACGTATCTGTTACCTACAGTTTGCTCACACAACTCTTGCTCTGAACCTGACTTCTCCTTCTCAAGAGCAGGGATGTTATCCACGAGGCAACTTCTGACTAGGAAAAATCCAGAGAAGCTAAAAAGAGAGGAGAGCAATGTTCCCAACTGAACACCCACACACAAGGCTCACCAAGGGCAGTATATGCACCTATAGACcacaaaaaaatatcaaatgttTTAGAAAACTTCATCTGATAAAGCTCTTCATTCTGGAGCAGCTTAAACATGTACAGAAGAGTCTTGGATAGCAAGAAACCTTTATGGAGCATCATATTCCTGAATATAGGGAAGGGAACTTGGAATATTAGACTGAAATCAGAGTTCCCTTCACTAGCACTTGAAGTCCTCTGTTTGAGTTGCTGGAAACAACTTATTATTGAAAAATACAActtattactgaaaaaaattaaagaatgtCCACTCTGTAATAACTCTGTTTGTCCCATTATCAAGAAGtaagggaggggaaggagatgtAACTCTGCCTGTGCATTGGGGTTGcaactagatgatttttagggtcccttccagccaaaACCTTTCCAtaatcctgtgattctgtacTGCACAGCTAGGCCACATTATCTCACTGTTGGTGAGACTGCCTGTGTTCCCCAGCTAGGAACAACTGGTTTGGGGTTTTACACACCCAAGGCATTtcagcatcctgcagctgaGATGCCCTTAATTTCCATGCAAAGGGACAGGTTTCCCCCTAGtggcacagaaaacaaaatccagcCCCCAAAATGAGCTAAAGGGAGCCTCACACCAGGCAGCCTGCTGGCAGGGAAGAGATTTCGTCCTTATTGAGGAAGAGATAAACTGACTGCCCTGGGAAATGCCACGGCATTAAGTGACAGGAGGAGGGCACAggccacctcccagctccagagggtGAGCAGCAGAGATCCACGTGGACTTCTTGGCAGGGAAAAGGCCTACAGAGGGTTAGGAATTGGTGGGTGTGATTAAGCACTGTGTATTGGACAGAGGAATCCAACTAAAtgaagctggggaggaaggtgTTGGTCAGCACTCTCACTGGTGCAGGGTGAAACACACTTAAGGCACCCTCCAGAAAGTTCATTTAACTTGTTCTTGAATCCTTTTGCTAGATAATTAGCCTTGTGCATAATTAGCCTTGCAGCCAGAAGTGTTTTCTTATCACCTGCTGCACATCTTCCTGGCTGTGCTTTCAGTCCTCCTGAgccaacacagaaaacaaattgaTCATAATACTCTTCCTAACAACTTcctacacatttaaaaaaaaaatttagggTGCTTTAAAGACATTTACTCACTTATGTCTCCTTTTACTTGCACTTCTGACATGGATGAAGAGAGTTAAAACTATGAACTAACTCTGGTAAATGATAAAAAGCCAAGCAAGACTATTTTGAGAGGACTTAAGCTTCAGTAAAACATTGCAGAGCTCACAGCTGCTCCCTTAGCTCAATACCATAGGTCCCTGCCACATCCCCTCTCCCTCAGTGAGCTCTGCCAGCTTCCCTCATCCCACCCACTCAGGACCACGGCTGGAACCTTTTCCAAGCCTGGGACCAGGCAGCTGGGTTCTCCCAACCTCCCACTCTGACATTAACCCACCCTCAGCACAGCCTTCCTCTGAGCTCCAAGCTTGCATTTTGACATT
The genomic region above belongs to Heliangelus exortis chromosome 8, bHelExo1.hap1, whole genome shotgun sequence and contains:
- the PGM1 gene encoding phosphoglucomutase-1 isoform X1, which translates into the protein MHLNDKKTMEEGPLPVLTIPTAPYNDQKPGTSGLRKKTFYFESKMNYLQNFIQSIFYSIDLRDRQGSSLVVGGDGRYLNKSAVELIVQMAAANGIGRLVIGQHGILSTPAVSCIIRKIKAIGGIILTASHNPGGPNGDFGIKFNIANGGPAPEAITDKIFQISKQIEEYAICPDLQVDLSTIGKQQFDLENKFKPFTVEIVDSVEAYANMLRNIFDFSALKELLSGKNQLKIRIDAMHGVVGPYVKKILCEELGAPANSAVNCTPLEDFGGHHPDPNLTYAADLVQTMKTGEYDFGAAFDGDGDRNMILGKHGFFVNPSDSVAVIAANIFSIPYFQQTGVRGFARSMPTSGALDRVAHATKIALYETPTGWKFFGNLMDANKLSLCGEESFGTGSDHIREKDGLWAVLAWLSILATRKQSVEDIMKDHWQKYGRNFFTRYDYEEVDADAANKMMKDLEAVMFDRSFVGKQLSSGDKVYTVEKADNFEYNDPVDGSVSRNQGLRLIFSDGSRIIFRLSGTGSAGATVRLYIDSYEKDAQKIHEDPQVMLAPLISIALKLSQLHERTGRTGPTVIT